One part of the Raphanus sativus cultivar WK10039 chromosome 7, ASM80110v3, whole genome shotgun sequence genome encodes these proteins:
- the LOC108816075 gene encoding salicylate/benzoate carboxyl methyltransferase-like, which yields MNSRFIRTNSSSRCDGKSEHEMNNGGDESSQYPFVRILSMRGGDGHNSYSTNSLLQRRVLLMTKPILIKNTKEMMTDLDFPKCIKLADLGCSSGQNTFLVMSEIVNAINVLCQKWNQNPPEIDCCLNDLPNNDFNTTFKFLTFFNDKLTSKIPCFISGVPGSFYSRLFPRKSLHFVHSNYSLHYLSEVPDGLEKNKMSLYITSSSPLSEYKAYLNQFQKDFMTFLRMRSEEMVSNGRMVLTLIGRKTLDDPQYRDCCHWLSLLSDSLCDLVFEGLVSASKVNSFKVPFYDPNEEEVKEIIRNEGSFTVNDLEAHLFDLGLSNEDYGLQSDRPKAGEKEANCIRAVTETILVAHFGDAIDIDTLFEKYAHHVSQHASCKNITSVSLVVSLIRK from the exons ATGAATTCAAGATTCATCCGTACGAATTCTTCCTCAAG GTGTGATGGCAAGAGTGAACATGAAATGAATAATGGCGGTGATGAGAGTAGTCAATACCCTTTTGTGAGGATTTTAAGTATGCGTGGAGGAGATGGACACAATAGCTACTCCACCAACTCTCTTCTTCAG AGAAGAGTTTTATTAATGACCAAGCCCATCCTGATTAAAAACACTAAAGAAATGATGACAGACTTGGACTTTCCTAAATGCATTAAACTAGCTGATTTGGGCTGTTCTTCGGGACAAAACACATTCTTGGTGATGTCTGAAATCGTTAACGCAATCAATGTATTGTGTCAAAAATGGAACCAAAACCCGCCAGAGATAGATTGTTGTCTAAATGATCTCCCTAATAACGATTTCAACACGACGTTCAAGTTCCTAACCTTCTTCAACGATAAGCTCACAAGCAAAATACCATGCTTTATCTCTGGAGTACCTGGTTCCTTTTACTCAAGGCTCTTTCCTCGCAAGAGTCTCCATTTTGTTCATTCAAATTACAGTCTTCATTACCTCTCTGAG GTTCCGGACGGACTGGAGAAGAACAAGATGAGTCTGTACATAACAAGTTCAAGTCCTCTAAGTGAATACAAGGCTTACTTGAATCAATTCCAAAAAGATTTTATGACATTTCTAAGGATGCGGTCTGAAGAGATGGTATCTAATGGACGCATGGTTCTCACATTAATCGGCAGAAAGACTCTTGATGACCCGCAATATAGGGACTGTTGTCATTGGTTGTCATTGTTATCTGATTCTCTCTGTGACCTAGTATTCGAG GGTCTTGTGAGTGCATCAAAGGTGAATTCATTCAAAGTACCGTTTTATGATCCGAACGAAGAAGAGGTGAAAGAAATTATTAGAAATGAGGGTTCATTCACGGTAAACGACTTGGAGGCACATTTATTTGATCTCGGCCTTAGTAACGAAGATTATGGCTTGCAATCAGATAGACCCAAAGCAGGGGAAAAAGAAGCCAATTGCATAAGAGCAGTGACTGAAACGATTCTTGTGGCCCACTTTGGAGATGCCATTGATATCGATACATTGTTTGAAAAATATGCACATCATGTGTCGCAGCATGCTAGCTGCAAGAACATAACGTCTGTCAGTCTAGTTGTTTCATTGATTCGGAAGTAG
- the LOC108816504 gene encoding salicylate/benzoate carboxyl methyltransferase-like codes for MDSRFINTNPYSSCGCKNDNEKSNGDEESSENSFVSALSMSGGDGDNSYSTSSLLQRNFLSMAMPMLVKNTKEMITNLEFPRLIKVADLGCSSGETHIFGGV; via the exons ATGGATTCAAGATTCATCAACACCAATCCTTATTCGAG CTGTGGTTGTAAGAATGATAATGAGAAGTCTAATGGCGATGAAGAGAGTAGTGAAAACTCTTTTGTGAGTGCTCTTAGTATGAGCGGAGGAGATGGAGACAACAGTTACTCCACCAGTTCTCTTCTTCAG AGAAATTTTTTATCAATGGCCATGCCCATGTTGGTTAAAAACACCAAAGAGATGATCACAAACTTGGAATTCCCTAGATTAATTAAAGTAGCCGATTTGGGATGTTCTTCGGGTGAAACACACATTTTTGGCGGTGTCTGA